The Rhodanobacteraceae bacterium genomic sequence GTGGCAGTTGAAGTCGAATTGAACAGGCAATGAGTCAGAAACAAGAAACGCCGTCATTCCGGGGCTGCCCGCAGATTCATCGCGGGCAGAACCCGGAATCGGTTGCCATGCACATCAGACCGATTGACTCGCGCCATCCATGGCGCTCGCGCTGCGCACCGCCTGCGGCGTTCGCGTTGGCAATCCTGCCAACGCAGTCGGGTTCCGTCGCCGATGAAGCCGGCGACGGCCCCGGAATGACAAAGGAATGAGGACACCGATATGACCCTTCCCCCCATCCTCGCGGCGCTGAAGAAGCACAAGGCCGGCGTCACCCTGATCACGCTGCAGATCGCGCTGACGCTGGCGATCGTGTGCAACGCGGTGTTCATCATCGGGCAGCGCATCGAGCGGGTGCACCGGCCGAGCGGCCTCGACGAGCAGAACCTGTTCCTGATCCAGCAGGCCTACGTGGGCGCTCCGTCGGGCGACGACGCGGCATCGGTCGAGAAGCTCGACGCGATGCAGCGCGGCGACCTCGCCGCCTTGCGCAACCTGCCCGACGTGGAATCGGTCGCGGCCATCAACTCGCTGCCGCTGCTGCAGTCGTCATGGACGGGGGGCGTCGGACTGAAACCGGACCAGCAGCACAGCACCGAGCACGCCGCCTACTATTTCGGCGACGAGCAGATGCTGAAGACGCTGGGCCTGCAGCTGGTCGCGGGCCGCAATTTCACCTCCAGCGAAATCACGAACCGCGGGTTCCGCGGCGTCGGCGAACCGCCCATGGTGATCATCACCAAGGCGCTCGCGGACAAGCTGTTCCCGAACGGCGGTGCGCTCGGCAAGACGGTCTATCTCGACGGGCTGGCGATCCCGAGCACCATCATCGGCGTGGTCGCGCGCATGCAGATTCCGGCTGCCGGCGGGTGGGGTGACAGCTTCGCGTGGAATTCCGTGCTGCAGCCCGTGCGTCTGGATGCCTATTACACGCGTACCGCGGTGCGCGCCAAACCGGGGCGGCTCGACGCGGCGATGCGCGAAGCGCGCGAAGCGCTGTTCAATGCCAACCCGATGCGCGTGCTGGAGAACCAGCCGGACATCGGCATCGGCATCATGCCGTTCTCTGAAGTTCGCGCGCGTGCTTACCGCGCCGACATCGGCATGGCGATCCTGATGGGCGTGATCTGCGTGATCCTGCTGTGCGTCACCGGCGCCGGCATCGTGGGCTTGACCAGTTTCTGGGTCGGCCAGCGGCGCAAGCAGATAGGCATCCGCCGCGCACTGGGCGCGACACAGCGGGACATCCTGCATTACTTCCAGACCGAGAACCTGCTGATCGCGGGCGCCGGCGTGGTGCTGGGCGCGATCCTCGCGGTCGGGCTGAACCTGTGGCTGATGAAGCAATTCCAGATGGACCGGATGTCGCTGCTGTACGTGCTGGTGGGCGTCATCGCGCTGCTGGCGCTGGGGCAGGGCGCGGTGTTCGCGCCGGCGCTGCGCGCCTCGCGCGTGTCGCCGGTGGAAGCGACGCGGAGCGTGTGATGCGCATACAGCATGGCAGCTCCATCTTTGTCATTCCGGGGCTACCCGCTGCTTCATCGCGGGTAGAACCCGGAATCGGTCTTGTCCGGCTCAGAAACCGATTCCGGATTCGGGCCTGCGGCCCGCTCCGGAATGACAACAAAGAATGAGGGAGTGATTGAGATGTTCGCTTATTACCTCGACCTGGCGTTCCGAAGCCTCAAGCGCAACCCGGTGCTCACGTTCCTGATGGTGCTGGCGATCGCCGTGGGCATCGGCGCGTCGATGACGACGCTGACGGTGATGCACATCCTTTCCGGCGATCCGCTGCCGGGCAAGAGCGCGCACATCTATTACCCGCAGGTGGACCCCACTCCGGCCGATTGGTACAACAAATCGCATCCGCTCGAAGTGATGGATGACCGCTCGGCGATGGATCTGTGGAGCGCGCATCGTGCCGATCGCCAGGCGCTGGTCGTGCAAAGTCCCGTGAAAGTCAGCGCCCCCGGTGTGGATCGCCCGCCGCTGATGCTGACCCTGTTGGCCACCACCTCGGATTTCTTTCCGATGTTCGAGGTGCCGTTCGAGTACGGCAGCGCGTGGACGCCTTCGGACGAAACAGGCCGCGCGCGCGTCGCGGTGATCTCGTCCGACCTCAATGACAAGCTGTTCGGCGGCAAGAACAGTGTGGGCAAAACCCTGCGCCTGAAGGACAGCGATGTGCGAATCGTGGGTGTGCTGAAGCCGTGGCGGCCCACGCCATTGTTCTACGACGCGGAAGGCGGCTTCACCGGTAACGGTTACGACACGAGTTATTACGCCAAGCCGGAGGACGTATTCATGCCGTTCCAGAGCGCGCTCGAAGTCAACGACGGCAATTTCTTCCAGTTCACCTGTTGGGGTAACGGGCCGACCGTTCCGGGTCATCTGGAAAATTCACCCTGCCTGTGGGTCGCGCTGTGGGTGGAGCTGGACAGTGCAGCCAAGGCGGATGCTTATCGCGCGTTCCTCGAGAACTATGCCGAGCAGCAAAAGACGCTCGGCCGTTTCGCGAATACCGACACGCGCATGCTGGATTTGATGCAGAGGCTGGATTACGAACAGGTGATTCCGAAGAACGTGCGGCTGCAGACCTGGCTGGCATTCGCGTTCCTGGCGATCTGCCTGTTCAACACGGTCGGGCTGTTGCTGGCGAAATTCCTGCGCCGCGCCGGCGAGATCGGCGTTCGGCGCGCGCTGGGTGCGTCGAGCCGCGCGATCTTCGCGCAATGCCTGACCGAAGCGGGATTGATCGGTTTCATCGGTGGCGTCGGCGGCTGGTTGCTGACGATGATCGGGTTATGGCTGGTGCGCCGGCAGCAGACGCCGTATTCCGACCTGGTGCACCTGGACGTATCGATGTTCGTCGTGACGTTCATGCTGGCGATCGCGGTGAGTTTGTTGGCGGGTGCGTTGCCCGCGTTGCGGGCGAGCCGGATCGCGCCGGCGTTGCAGTTGAAGACGTTGTAGGAGGGCCGGCAGGCCCGATCGCCGGACCGGTCGCGGCTGCCGCCGCTCCTACAGGGAAGCTTTCGGACAAATCGAGATGACCATGCAAATCCAACCCATCCTTGCCGCGCTGAAACATCACAAGCTCGCGACGTTCCTCATCGCGATGGAAATCGCGCTGGCCTGCGCGGTGCTGTGCAACGCGGTGTTCCTGATCGCCACCCGAATGTCGGCGATGAATCTGCACAGCGGCGTTGACGAAGACTCGCTGGGCGCGATCGTGGTCACGGGGTTCGATCCGCGGCAGGTCAACGATTTGAATGCGCGGATGCTTGCCGGCCTCGGAGCCATTCCGGGCGTCGAGTCGGTGCACGCGATCTCGTCGGTGCCGTTCGGGCCGCAGTGGGGCGTTTCGGGCATGACGCTCGACCAGGCCGGCAAGCAGCCGGGAGCGGTGGTCGAGTTTTACCTGGGAGACCCCGGCACGCCGAAGGCGCTTGGGCTGAAACTTGTCGCCGGGCACATGCCTGCTGCCGACGATTACCAGCCGCTGCAGGATCACGAATTTTTCCCGCCCTCCTCGCGCGTGCTGATTACGCGCGCGTTGGCCGAGAAACTGTGGCCGGGCGAAAACCCGCTGGGCAAGCAGTTCTGGTCAGCCAAGTGGCAGTTCCGCGTCATCGGCGTGGTCGCGAACCTCTCGGTGTCGCAGTACACCGAAAACGGCGAGCATGGCGCCGAGTGGTGCGTGTTCGTGCCGGTCCAGGCGGGCGGCCAGCTTGCGGGCACTTACCTGATCCGCGCCAAGCCCAGGGATCTGGAACGCGTGATGACCAGGGCGCGCGCGGCGGTCGCCAGGATCGCACCGGACGTGGTGCTGGATCATGCGAACAGTCACACCATTTCCTTCCTGCGCGCGCGCTTCTTCCAGACCGACCGTGCGATGACGGGTTTGCTGGTCGGCGTCATCGTCGCGCTGCTTGGCGTCACCGCGTTCGGGATCGTGGGACTCGCGAGTTTCTGGGTCGCGCAGCGGCGCAAGCAAATTGGAATACGCCGCGCGCTGGGCGCGACGCGCGCGGACATCCTGCGCTACTTCCAGACCGAGAACTTCCTGATCGTCACCTTCGGGATCGTGCTGGGCATCGTGCTGGCGATCGGGATCAACCTTGCGCTGATGAAGTGGTTCGAGGTCTCGCGCCTGCCGCTGTGGTACCTGCCGGTCGGCGCGGTGGTGCTGTGGCTGCTGGGGCAACTCGCGGTACTGGCGCCCGCGCTGCGCGCCGCGGCGGTGCCGCCGGTGGTGGCGACGCGATCGGTTTGATGTTGCTGTTTCCTTCTCCCTTCGGGAGAAGGTGGCCCGACTAGGGCCGAAAGGATCGGCCGTGAACGACGTAAGCCGGCCCGAAGGGCGAGCGCCATGGATGGCGCGAGTAAGGGCCGGATGAGGGTACGCCGCCCGCGTGATGCTCACGCGAGAGCCGAACCCTCACCCCCAACCCCTCTCCCGGTGGGAGAGGGGAGTTGAATCAGGAGACGATTGAATGTTCGGCTACTACCTCGACCTCGCAATACGCAGCTTCAAGCGCAACCGCGTGCTGACCGCGCTGATGGTGCTGGCGCTCGGCCTCGGCATCGGCGCGTCGATCACGACGCTCACCGTGCTGAAGCTCCTCTCCGGCGATCCGTTGCCGCAGAAGAGCGCGCGGCTGTTCACGGCGGAAATCGATCCGCTGCCCGCACAAGGCTACGTGCCGGGCCAGACCAAGCCGCCGTGGGGCAACCTGATGCCCTACACCGACGCGATGAACCTGTTGCGGGCGCACCGGGCGGAGCGCCAGGCGGCGATGGCGCTGACGCAGGCCAAGGTAACGCCGGCCCGCGCGGGCGAGCATCCCTTCTTCAGCGACGCCGTGATGACCACCGCGGATTTCTTCGCGATGTTCGATGCGCCGTTCGAATACGGCAGCGGCTGGAACGCGCAGAGCGACGACGACAGCGCGCGCGTGGCGGTGATCGCGGGTTTCCTCAACGACAAGCTGTTCGGCGGGAAAAACAGTGTCGGGCAGGTGATCCGCATCAACGATCACGACTACCGCGTGGTCGGCGTGCTGAAGGACTGGTCGCCACAGCCGCGGTTCTACGCGGTGGATCTCGGCGGGCGCAGCTACGGCAACGGCGATGCGGTGTTCCTGCCGCTGAAATCGGCGCGCGCCGACGACATGGATCCGCAAAACGTGAGCTGCTGGCAGACCGCGGACATCCAGCATCTGGAAACCGCACCGTGCGTGTTCGTGAGCGTGTGGGTGGAGCTGAAGCACGCCTCCGACGCGGCCGCCTACCAGACCTTCCTTTCCAATTACGTGCAGCAGCAGATCAGCCTCGGGCGTTTCCAGCGCCCAGAGGTGGTGTTTCCCAACTTGATGAAGTTCCTTGCGCTGGAACAGGTGGTGCCCGACGACGCGCGCCTGCAAACCAACCTCGCGTTCGGGTTCCTGCTGATCTGCATCGTCAACACGGTGGGTCTGCTGCTGGCCAAGTGCCTGCGCCGTTCGCGCGAGATCGGCGTGCGCCGCGCGCTGGGCGCGACGCGGCGCGCGATCTTCGCGCAGTTCATGGTGGAGTCCGGCATGGTCGGCATCGCCGGCGGAGTGCTGGGCCTGGTCTTCGCGGAGCTCGGCTTGTGGGCGATCCGCCATCAGCCGGCGCAGTACGCGCACCTCGCGCACCTCGACGTTTCCATGTTCTTCGCGACGTTCGTGATCGCGCTGATCGCCAGCCTGATCGCGGGCCTGCTGCCCGCATGGCGCGCGTGCGTGGTGGCGCCTGCGCCGCAACTGAAGAGCGTGTAGGAGGGCCGGAAGGCCCGACCTGTCGCGGCTTCCGCCGCTCCTACAGACAACGATTTCGCAAGAGAGAATCCATCATGGAAATCCAACCCATCCTTGCCGCGCTGCGCAAGCACAAGATCCCGGCCGCGCTGATCGTGCTGGAAATCGCGCTGGCCTGCGCGGTGCTTTGCAATGCCGTGTTCATGATCGGCCAGCGCATCAGCGAAATACACCTGCCCAATGCGATCGACGAGCAGGGCGTCGCGGACATCCGGGTGATGGGTACCGACCCGAAGCTCGCGACCGACGACGTCCCGCGCAATCTCGCGGCCCTGCGGCAGATTCCCGGCGTCACCGCGGCCGCGGTGATCAACACCATGCCGCTGACCAACAACGGCTGGAACAGCAACGTCGCCACCCAGCCGCAGGACGTGATGGAAAAGGATAGTCCCAATGTTGCGACCTACTTCTTCACGTCGGGTGGCGAACAGGCGCTGGGCTTGCGGCTGCTGCGCGGGCGGTTTTTCACCAGCGAGGAATTTGCCGACAGCAAGCTCGCGAGCAACTACATTCCGACCGCGCATGTCATGTTGATCACGCAAAGCCTGGCCGACCGCCTGTGGCCGGGGCAGGATGCGCTGGGCAAGCAGGTGTGGGTCGGCAAGGAGATTCACTTCACCGTGGTCGGCATCATCGCCGATGTGCTGCGGCCGAACCAGAATGGGGAAGGGCTCGCGGCATTCCACTGGGCGATGTTCCTGCCGCTCAGTCCCGGCCCCGGCGGTTTCCTGAACGACTACGTCGTGCGGACTTCGCCGCAGGATCGCGCGCGGGTGATCGACGCGGCGAAGCAAAAGCTCGCGGCGTTGTCGCCCAACGCGGTGGTCAGGGGCATTTCATTCACCGATGTCCGCGACAAGTTCTTCGCCACCGACCGCAGCATGATCTGGATGCTGGTGCTGGTGTGCGTGGTGATGCTGGCGGTGACCGCGTTCGGCATCGTGGGCCTCACCAGTTTCTGGGTCGGCCAGCGGCGCCGCCAGATCGGCATCCGCCGCGCGCTGGGTGCGACGCGCGCGCACATCCTGCAGTACTTCCAGACCGAGAACTTCCTGCTGAGCACGGCGGGCGTCGCGACCGGGATGCTGCTCGCGTTCGGGATCAACCTGTATCTGATGCAGCACTACCAACTCGACCGGATGCCCTGGTACTACCTGCCGGTGAGCGCCATCGCGCTGTGGATCCTCGGCCAGCTAGCGGTGCTGGGCCCCGCCCTGCGCGCCGCCAACGTGCCGCCGGTAGTGGCAACGCGGAGCGTGTGATGAAAGCCGTAAATGGTGAATCGTGAGTCGGAAATCGCAAATCGAGATGCCGCGTTGTCGTCATTCCGGGGCCATCGCCAGCTTCATCGGCGATGGAACCCGGAATCGGTTTCCGGAGCCAAAAACCGATTCCGGGTTCTGTCCGCGACAAACCCGCGGACAGCCCCGGAATGACGGAGCTGGATAAGGAGACGTGAAGGCATGTTCGGCTACTACATCGACCTCGCCTGGCGCAGCCTGAAGCGCACGCCGGTGTTGACCGCGCTGATGGTGCTCGCGATCGGCCTCGGCATCGGCGCCAGCATGACCATGATCACGGTGCTGCACGTGATGACCGAGGACCCTTTGCCGGGGCGCAGCGCGCATTTGTATGTGCCGCATCTGGACCCACTGCCGGTCACCTACCAGCAACCGGAAAACGCGCCGGAGCCCAACGACAGTCTGACGTGGCCCGACGCGATGGCATTGCTGCGCGCGCATCGCGCGACGCGCCAGGCGGCGATGGCCGGCGGCACGCTGCTGGTGACGCCGCAACGCGCAAACCTGCAGCCCTTCGACATCAACGGCCGCTATGCCACCTCCGATTTCTTCGCGATGTTCGGTGTGCCTTTCATGGCGGGCAGCGGCTGGACCGCGGGGGACGATGTCACACATGCGCACGTGGTGGTGTTGGCCGAGTCGCTGGCACGCAAGTTGTTCGGTGATGCAAATCCCGTCGGGCAAACCGTGGAGCTCGGCAACAACGGCAGTGCGCCGAATGAATTCCGGGTGATCGGCGTGACCCGCGATTGGGCGCCACGGCCTATGTTCTACGAAGATTCGGCGGGCAAGCCGTACAGCGATGCGGACGAGTTCTTCCTGCCGCTGACCGCATCGATCGATCTCAAGCTGGACTTCAACGGCAACTTCATGGGTTGGGGGCGTGGCAGTGGTGAGAGTTGGCGCACCAGTCCACGCATAAGCTGGCTGCAATTCTGGGTCCAACTGGATACGCCCGAGCAGGTGAAGGCGTACCACCAGTTCCTGGTCGATTATTCGGCCGAGCAGAAGGCGTTGGGCCGATTCCAGCGTCCCGCGACGAACGCGAAGTTGTACAGCATGATGGGCTGGCTCGCGCACGAGAATCTGGTGCCCGACGACGTGCGCCTGCAGTTCTGGCTCGCGATCGGTTTCCTCGGCGTGGCCATGTTGAACATCGTGGCGCTGCTGCTGGCCAAGTTCCTGCGCCGCAGCAGCGAGATCAGCGTGCGCCGCGCGATGGGCGCGCGCAAGCGCGACATCTTCGTGCAGTTCGGGATCGAGTCGGCGTTGATCGGCGTCGCGGGCGGTCTGCTTGGCCTCGGGATCGCGCAGATCGGTCTGTGGAGCATCCGCCAGCGTCCCGATGACTATGCGCACTTGGCGAGCATGGATCCGTCGATGCTTATCGGCACCGTGTTGCTGGCAATCGTCGCAAGTGTGCTGGCCGGCCTGCTGCCGGCGTGGCGCGCATGCCGCGTGCCACCGGCGTTGCAATTGAAGACCCTGTAGGAGGGCCGGAAGGCCCGACCGCGTTTCGGCTGTTGCTCGACCCAGTCGCGGCTTCCGCCGCTCCTACAACGAAAGAGGATGCCGATCATGGAAATCCGCCCGATTCTTGCAACATTGCACAAGCACAAGCTCACCGCGATCCTGCTGACGCTGCAGGTCGCGTTCACCTGCGCGATCGTGTGCAACGTCGCGTTCATGATCATCCACCGCGCGCAGCGTGTGTCGATCCGGACCGGCATTGCCGAGAACCAGTTGTCGGTGATCCGGGTCGAGGGAACCCGGCAAGGCGCCAACCCGCAAGCGCAGCACGCGGAGGACCTGGGCGCCTTGCGCGCGATTCCGGGCGTCGAATCGGTGGTGGCGACCGACGGTTCGCTGCCGTTGAGCCAGAACAGCAGTTTCTACGGAGTGTGCCCCACCCAGCAGGCCCTGGAGCGGGCGATGCAGGTGCAATCGTTGGGCGCGGCATGCGTGCAGCCCGGCGTTTATGTCGGCTCACCCGGATTGATCGCGACGCTGGGATTGGACCTCGTCGATGGGCGGGATTTCCGCGCCGACGAGTTCGTGCAAGACGACGATCCACCCGTCGCGATCATCAGCCAGGCCTTGGCGCAACGCCTTTATCCGGGCCAGAACCCGCTCGGCAAGGAACTCTACACGGGTGCAAAGAACCCGATCCGCGTGATCGGCGTCGTCAAGACGCTGCTGGCGGCGCGCCTGCGCACGCCCGGCACCGATGACTACACAATGATCTATCCCCAGTTGCCGGGAGGCAGGATGAGTGCGTTGGTGTATTACGTGCTGCGCAGCGCGCCGCAGGATCGCGAGCGAGTGCTGAAAGCAGCGCGTGCCACTTTGCTCAAGGTCGATCCCAGCCGTATCGTTGGCAAAGGGCAGACCTATTCGCAAATCCGTGCGCGGTATTTCCAGCGCGACACCACGATGATCGGCCTGTTGATCGCTTCGGCGCTGGGCCTGCTGTTCGTCACCGCGCTGGGCATCACGGGCCTGGCGAACTTCTGGGTGCAGCAGCGCACGCGCAGCATCGGCATCCGCCGCGCGCTGGGCGCGACGCGCGGCAATATCCTGCATTATTTCCAGACCGAGAATTTCCTGATCGTCACCGGCGGCGTCGTGCTGGGTGTCGTGCTGGCGATCGGCCTGAACCTGCTGCTGATGAAGCATTACGAATTGCCGCGCCTGCCGCTGTGGTACCTGCCCATCGGCGCCGTGGTGCTGTGGCTGCTCGGGCAACTCGCGGTGCTGTCGCCTGCGCTGCGTGCCTCCAATGTGCCGCCGGTGGTGGCGACGCGGTCGGTGTAGAACCTGAATGATCAAGGCTATATAATCTGGCCAAGTTGGATTTCCGCGTGGTGGCTCGATGCAAACGAACATACTCGAAGCCAAGAACAAGTTGTCTCAGCTCATCAAGGCGGCGCAAGCCGGTGAGGACGTGGTGATCGCCAACCGGGGCGAGCCGGTGGTGCGGCTCGTGCCGGTGCGCGACAAGGCGGGTGAGCGGGGAAGTGCACGCGCAATTCTCGACTGGCTTGATGCACACCCGCTTCCGAAACACGCCCGGCGCAGTGCCAGGGAAATCGATGCCTGTATCAAGGAAGAACGCGAATCGTGGGACTGATCTATCTCGATAGCTGCGTGTTGATCTACCTCGTCGAACGTCGCTCAAAGCTCGGCGATGACGTGAGACAGGCAATGCGCAAAGCTTCGCAAGCACTGTTTTGCGTTTCACCACTGGTGAAACTCGAGTGCACGGTGGGGCCCATCAAAAGTGCGGATCCGGTGTTGCAACGCGCTTACACGGCCACGTTCGATAACTTCGAGACGTTGTCCATGCCTGAACCGGTGTACCTTCAGGCGGCCCAGTTGCGCGCGAGGTTCGGCCTGAGAACACCCGATGCCTTGCACGTGGCGTGCGCGCAGCATCATCGTTGCGAGGCCTTGTGGACGAACGACAATCGTCTTGCAAAGGCGTCGCACGGTTTGGCGCGCAAACTGCCGTCATGAACCGCCTTTCACCCGAATGCAGGACAGCATGCGCACCGTATTGATCATCGACGACCAGGCTGCGGTGCGCGATGCGCTGTCGCTGCTGCTGTCGCTGCACGACATCCGTCCGCTGACCGCGGCGACGCCGGACGAAGGCCTGGCGACGCTGGCGCGCGAACGGGTGGACGCGGTGATCGCGGACATGAACTTCAGCGCCGACACCACCTCGGGCGAGGAGGGCGTGGCGCTGTTCCACGCGATCCGCCAACGGCATCCGGACTTGCCGGTGATCCTGCTGACCGGCTGGTCGCACCTCGAAACCGCGGTGCAATTGGTGAAGGCTGGCGCGGCCGATTACATGTCCAAGCCCTGGGACGACGCCAAGCTGCTGGCGACGGTCGAGAACCTGCTGGAGCTTGCCGAGAACGCGCGCGTGGCCGAAACCGCGCGGGTCTCGCGCCGGCGCCGGCGCGAAGCGCTGGAACGCGATTACGACCTGCGCGGCATCGTGTTCGCATCCGATGACATGCTGCGGCTGCTGGAACTCGCCTGCCGGGTCGCGCGCGCCGACGTGCCGGTGCTGATCACGGGCCCGAACGGCGCCGGCAAGGAGCGCATCGCCGAAATCGTGCACGCCAATTCGGCGGTGAAGGACAAGCCGCTGCTGACGGTGAACTGCGGTGCGCTGCCCAGCGAGTTGATCGAGGCCGAACTGTTCGGCGCCGAGGCCGGCGCGTTCACCGGCGCGGCGCGCGCGCGCGAGGGCCGTTTCGAGGCGGCCGACGGCGGCACGCTGTTCCTCGACGAGATCGGCAACCTGCCTGCCGCGGGCCAGATGAAACTGTTGCGGGTGCTGGAATCGGGCGAGTTCGAGCGGCTGGGTTCGACGCGCACCCGCAAGGTGAAGGTGCGCGTGATCAGCGCGACCAATGCCGATCTGCCGAGGATGATCCGCGACGGCAAGTTCCGCGAGGATCTGTTCTACCGGTTGAACACCATCGAGATCGCGTTGCCGCCGCTGGCCGAGCGGCCGGACGACATCCTGCCGCTGGCCGAGCGCTTTCTCGACGACGACGCGGTGCTGTCCGACGAGGCGCGCGACGCGTTGCTGGAATATCCGTGGCCCGGCAACGTGCGCGAACTCAAGAACATCATCGACCGCGCGAAGCTGCTGTGCGGCCGCGGCGAAATCACGCCGAAGCACCTGGGATTGTCGCCGGTGGTGGTTTCGGCCGCCGCACGCAATCTGGACGACCCGCCGCGCGAAGCGATCGAGGAAGCGCTGCGCAGGGCCGGCGGCATGGTCAGTCGCGCCGCGCGCGCACTGGGTCTGTCGCGGCAGGCGCTGTACCGGCGCATGCAGCGCTACGGCATTCCGACGGAGGGGTGATGCGCCGACGCTGGTGCGCGGCCGTGTGCAATTCCTTTTTTGCCGTCATTCCGGGGCTGCCGCGGCCGAAGGCCGCGGCAGAACCCGGAATCCGTTTTCGCTCTTTGGCAAGAATCGTTGGATTCCGGGTTGCGCCCACGATAAAGCCGTGGGCGCCCCCCAAATGACGGCATAGTGGTTACGCTTCCCCGATTCCCGATTCCCGATTCCCGATTCCCGTCCCACGCCCATGCGCTTCTCCTCCCTCGAAGGCAAACTCGCGCTGCTGCTGGTCGCATCCGCGGTGATCGCCGCGGCGGTGGCGGCGGCCGTCGCCGAATGGACGCACAGCGCGTGGCTGGGCGGCGTGATCGCGGTCGCGGCATGCCTCGCTCCGCTGGCCTGGGTGGCGCATGCCGCAATGCAGCCGGTGCGGCGCCTGCTGCGTGCGTTGTCGGGCAGCGTCGCCAGTTACCGCGACGGCGACTTCAGCATCTCGTTGCGCACCCGCCGCCGCGACGAACTCGGCGCGTTGATCGAGGCGCACAACGAACTCGGACACGCCCTGCGCGAGCAGCGCCAGAACCTGGTGCAACGCGAATTGCTGCTGGACACCGTGGTGCAGCATTCGCCGACCGCGTTGATCCTCACCGACG encodes the following:
- a CDS encoding ABC transporter, permease protein; its protein translation is MTLPPILAALKKHKAGVTLITLQIALTLAIVCNAVFIIGQRIERVHRPSGLDEQNLFLIQQAYVGAPSGDDAASVEKLDAMQRGDLAALRNLPDVESVAAINSLPLLQSSWTGGVGLKPDQQHSTEHAAYYFGDEQMLKTLGLQLVAGRNFTSSEITNRGFRGVGEPPMVIITKALADKLFPNGGALGKTVYLDGLAIPSTIIGVVARMQIPAAGGWGDSFAWNSVLQPVRLDAYYTRTAVRAKPGRLDAAMREAREALFNANPMRVLENQPDIGIGIMPFSEVRARAYRADIGMAILMGVICVILLCVTGAGIVGLTSFWVGQRRKQIGIRRALGATQRDILHYFQTENLLIAGAGVVLGAILAVGLNLWLMKQFQMDRMSLLYVLVGVIALLALGQGAVFAPALRASRVSPVEATRSV
- a CDS encoding ABC transporter, ATP-binding protein, whose product is MFAYYLDLAFRSLKRNPVLTFLMVLAIAVGIGASMTTLTVMHILSGDPLPGKSAHIYYPQVDPTPADWYNKSHPLEVMDDRSAMDLWSAHRADRQALVVQSPVKVSAPGVDRPPLMLTLLATTSDFFPMFEVPFEYGSAWTPSDETGRARVAVISSDLNDKLFGGKNSVGKTLRLKDSDVRIVGVLKPWRPTPLFYDAEGGFTGNGYDTSYYAKPEDVFMPFQSALEVNDGNFFQFTCWGNGPTVPGHLENSPCLWVALWVELDSAAKADAYRAFLENYAEQQKTLGRFANTDTRMLDLMQRLDYEQVIPKNVRLQTWLAFAFLAICLFNTVGLLLAKFLRRAGEIGVRRALGASSRAIFAQCLTEAGLIGFIGGVGGWLLTMIGLWLVRRQQTPYSDLVHLDVSMFVVTFMLAIAVSLLAGALPALRASRIAPALQLKTL
- a CDS encoding ABC transporter, permease protein, which gives rise to MQIQPILAALKHHKLATFLIAMEIALACAVLCNAVFLIATRMSAMNLHSGVDEDSLGAIVVTGFDPRQVNDLNARMLAGLGAIPGVESVHAISSVPFGPQWGVSGMTLDQAGKQPGAVVEFYLGDPGTPKALGLKLVAGHMPAADDYQPLQDHEFFPPSSRVLITRALAEKLWPGENPLGKQFWSAKWQFRVIGVVANLSVSQYTENGEHGAEWCVFVPVQAGGQLAGTYLIRAKPRDLERVMTRARAAVARIAPDVVLDHANSHTISFLRARFFQTDRAMTGLLVGVIVALLGVTAFGIVGLASFWVAQRRKQIGIRRALGATRADILRYFQTENFLIVTFGIVLGIVLAIGINLALMKWFEVSRLPLWYLPVGAVVLWLLGQLAVLAPALRAAAVPPVVATRSV
- a CDS encoding ABC transporter, ATP-binding protein, with translation MFGYYLDLAIRSFKRNRVLTALMVLALGLGIGASITTLTVLKLLSGDPLPQKSARLFTAEIDPLPAQGYVPGQTKPPWGNLMPYTDAMNLLRAHRAERQAAMALTQAKVTPARAGEHPFFSDAVMTTADFFAMFDAPFEYGSGWNAQSDDDSARVAVIAGFLNDKLFGGKNSVGQVIRINDHDYRVVGVLKDWSPQPRFYAVDLGGRSYGNGDAVFLPLKSARADDMDPQNVSCWQTADIQHLETAPCVFVSVWVELKHASDAAAYQTFLSNYVQQQISLGRFQRPEVVFPNLMKFLALEQVVPDDARLQTNLAFGFLLICIVNTVGLLLAKCLRRSREIGVRRALGATRRAIFAQFMVESGMVGIAGGVLGLVFAELGLWAIRHQPAQYAHLAHLDVSMFFATFVIALIASLIAGLLPAWRACVVAPAPQLKSV
- a CDS encoding ABC transporter, permease protein, with protein sequence MEIQPILAALRKHKIPAALIVLEIALACAVLCNAVFMIGQRISEIHLPNAIDEQGVADIRVMGTDPKLATDDVPRNLAALRQIPGVTAAAVINTMPLTNNGWNSNVATQPQDVMEKDSPNVATYFFTSGGEQALGLRLLRGRFFTSEEFADSKLASNYIPTAHVMLITQSLADRLWPGQDALGKQVWVGKEIHFTVVGIIADVLRPNQNGEGLAAFHWAMFLPLSPGPGGFLNDYVVRTSPQDRARVIDAAKQKLAALSPNAVVRGISFTDVRDKFFATDRSMIWMLVLVCVVMLAVTAFGIVGLTSFWVGQRRRQIGIRRALGATRAHILQYFQTENFLLSTAGVATGMLLAFGINLYLMQHYQLDRMPWYYLPVSAIALWILGQLAVLGPALRAANVPPVVATRSV
- a CDS encoding ABC transporter, ATP-binding protein, whose translation is MFGYYIDLAWRSLKRTPVLTALMVLAIGLGIGASMTMITVLHVMTEDPLPGRSAHLYVPHLDPLPVTYQQPENAPEPNDSLTWPDAMALLRAHRATRQAAMAGGTLLVTPQRANLQPFDINGRYATSDFFAMFGVPFMAGSGWTAGDDVTHAHVVVLAESLARKLFGDANPVGQTVELGNNGSAPNEFRVIGVTRDWAPRPMFYEDSAGKPYSDADEFFLPLTASIDLKLDFNGNFMGWGRGSGESWRTSPRISWLQFWVQLDTPEQVKAYHQFLVDYSAEQKALGRFQRPATNAKLYSMMGWLAHENLVPDDVRLQFWLAIGFLGVAMLNIVALLLAKFLRRSSEISVRRAMGARKRDIFVQFGIESALIGVAGGLLGLGIAQIGLWSIRQRPDDYAHLASMDPSMLIGTVLLAIVASVLAGLLPAWRACRVPPALQLKTL